The Sporichthyaceae bacterium genomic interval CAGGGCCGGTCGGCGCCACTGGTCGTTGTTGCGGGCCACGTGCCCGTGCAACACGCCGTGCTCGCCGACGGACGGGTCGTGCAGGAACGGCAGCATCGTCGCCGCCAGCCCAGTTTCGGTTGCGGTCACCAGGTCGGCCGCCCGGGCCCGGTGCAACAGGTCATGCACGGTCGCCTCGTCCGCGGCAAAGTGCGCCGGAATGTACACAGCACCAACCTCCGGATGTTCGACATCGCCGCGGACAGCGTGCTGGATCACGGTAGGTGAGTTGGAACCGGATCTGTCCGGTCTGCGTCAAATCTGAGGTGATGTCGGCGTTGTGCCCTTTGGGGCCTTCGGCGCACCCCGGCGCGTAGCCGTGTCCGGCGTGGCCGACGCCTCGAGGGGGGAGCGGAGCTGCGGGGAATGACGCGGGATGACCATGTGCCCGTCGAGACCATCGCGGACCACGCCGAAGGCCTGCTCAGTGAGTTCGAGGCCAGGCGGGTGGCGCGGCATCTGCTCGGCTGCGCCGAATGCCGAGGCACCGCTGCGTTGCTGGAGTCGGTGTCGCGGATTCTGGCCGATGCCGATCCGGGCGTCATGCCCGCCTGTTACGTCACCCGGTTGCACGCCAACCTCGCCCGACTGGCGGTCACCGAACCGGTGTCGCCCGGACTGCTGCTCGCGCCCGCCGGGGCCCTGTGCGTCGCCGTTGCCTCCCGACGACGGGCTCTGGCGACGGGTGCACGGCGGATGAGCACCGTTGCCGCGGCCGTGGTCCTGCTCGTCGGCGGGACGGCATTCGGCATCCGGACCGTCGGCGACCACGGCAGCGAGGTCGGCCACCCAGATGCCGGCGGTGGCCCGGATCCGGTGGTCACCTACGCCGCCCAGGTGTTCGACATCCCGGACGACGCGGTGGCTGACGCGCACGGCTACTACGTCGCCCGCGGCAGCGGGACGATGTACGTCCCGGCCGGTGCTGCCGAGAAGATTCCCGGTCGGGCGAGGCGGATCGCGACAAAGGTCCTGCGGCCCGACGGCGTGGAGATCGTGCGTGGCGCCGACGGTCTTCCGAGGTACCTGATCCCGAAGCGCGCCAGGAAGCCCGCGCACCGGCGTCGTCCCGGCCGCGAGACAGAACCGCCGGTGGTGACGCATTCGGGCGCGGTGTACGACCAGGACAACTTCGCATCCGGGGTGATGGACCTGCTGGCGCGAGACACCGCACCCGAACCGGTCACCGCTGCACCGGCATCGGTCGACCTGAAGGCCCGGGTGTTGCAGTGCGCCGCCCGAGTCGGCCGCCGGGCGATCGCCGGTGATGACGGATTCTGGGGTAATCGCCGGGCCACCGTCGTGGTCGTCGAGAGTGACAACCCGGACCAGGTGACCGGATACGTCTTCTACGGCCGCTGCGACCGCAGCGGACCGGTCACGGCTCGGGAATCCCCTTGGTCGCAGCAGGTCGAGCGGCCCGAGGTCCAGACATCCACCGTGGCCTCGCGCCCGCCCGAGGACCCCGATGCCGCCGTGGCTGGTGCAGAACCGCAAAAGTGACCATCAGTCAGGTCATCGTCCAGTCAGGTCATTTCGCAGCCTCGATGCTGCCCGTTCACTCTGCCGGCATCGGTCGAACGGGTGATCTTCTCTGCATCGGCTGTGAAAGGGAATTCGATCGGCCACGCTGAGCTCATGGCCAGTCACCCGCCTGTTCGCCTCGCGTCCACCGTCCGGTGGGCGGTCGAGATCGAGGAGTCGATCTCCGTCTCGATCGTCGCCGACGACCTGGGCCGGGCCGACATCGTCATGGAAGCGGTGCAGCCCAGTGCCGACCGCTCGATGGATGCGCTCGCGTTGATGAAGACCGGCTGCAACGTGGCCCGGATCGTGCTCACCCCCGAGACCGTTCGGGCGATCGCGAAGGCACTCGACGAAGCCGTCGCCGCCTACACGGCTCGCGCCGTCGCCTGAGCGGCCTCAAGACAGCCCCGAACGTCAGCGGTTCGGCAGGGCCAGCAGGCCTTCGACCACCTCGACGAGGTCGGCGCCGCTCGCGTCGGGGGGCGTGAAGATCTCCCCGTATCCGCCTTCGGCCCGGGACGCCCAACCGGTGAGCAGGCCGGCTCGTTTGGCGGCGTGACAGTCCCAGGCGTGGACCGCCACCAACGCGACCTCATCCGGGCTCAGGTTCAGGCGGGCCGCGCCGTGGTGATAGACCCGGGCCGGCGGCTTCCAGGCGTTCACCTCGGATGTGGCTACCACCGCTTCGATGTAGCCGGCCAGCCCGCAGCGGTCGAGGAATGCCTGGACCGCGGGCGCGGCGCCGTTGGTCAGGCAGATCATCCGTACCCCGGCGTCGACCAACAGCTGCATGGCCGGTTGCACGTCGGGATGGGCGGGCAGGTCGGCGAAGCCGCCCAGCACGTGTGCCACCGCCTCCTCGGACAGCGTGTACCCGCTGACCGCCCGTAAGGCTTCGGCTGCGGCCAGCGGGAACGGCACATAGTCGCCGGCGACGGACATCCCCAAGCCGTAGAGCAGCGTGCGGGGGAACCAGGCCTGCACGGCCGCCGCCGGCAGCCCCACCTGTTCCATCCGGGCACCCAACGGTTCCAGCGAGATCAGGGTCTCGTTGACGTCGAAAGCCACCGCGCGAAGGGCCATCGAGAATCTCTCTCCTCGGGAGCGAAATGACGACCCGTCAGGCGGGCGGTCGAGCCTGCCTCAACCGGGCTGATTACCACCACTCGCAGCCACAGTCGCAGT includes:
- a CDS encoding zf-HC2 domain-containing protein — its product is MTRDDHVPVETIADHAEGLLSEFEARRVARHLLGCAECRGTAALLESVSRILADADPGVMPACYVTRLHANLARLAVTEPVSPGLLLAPAGALCVAVASRRRALATGARRMSTVAAAVVLLVGGTAFGIRTVGDHGSEVGHPDAGGGPDPVVTYAAQVFDIPDDAVADAHGYYVARGSGTMYVPAGAAEKIPGRARRIATKVLRPDGVEIVRGADGLPRYLIPKRARKPAHRRRPGRETEPPVVTHSGAVYDQDNFASGVMDLLARDTAPEPVTAAPASVDLKARVLQCAARVGRRAIAGDDGFWGNRRATVVVVESDNPDQVTGYVFYGRCDRSGPVTARESPWSQQVERPEVQTSTVASRPPEDPDAAVAGAEPQK
- a CDS encoding haloacid dehalogenase type II; this encodes MALRAVAFDVNETLISLEPLGARMEQVGLPAAAVQAWFPRTLLYGLGMSVAGDYVPFPLAAAEALRAVSGYTLSEEAVAHVLGGFADLPAHPDVQPAMQLLVDAGVRMICLTNGAAPAVQAFLDRCGLAGYIEAVVATSEVNAWKPPARVYHHGAARLNLSPDEVALVAVHAWDCHAAKRAGLLTGWASRAEGGYGEIFTPPDASGADLVEVVEGLLALPNR